A window of the Helianthus annuus cultivar XRQ/B chromosome 4, HanXRQr2.0-SUNRISE, whole genome shotgun sequence genome harbors these coding sequences:
- the LOC110938018 gene encoding transcription elongation factor SPT6 homolog isoform X1, protein MAGKTILSDEEEDDIGVEEVGLEDRRDDDEEEEEEEGEDEYEKDGFIVDDIDEDGEEEDRADSDDERQKKKKRKKRESERNFVLDEDDYELLQDNNVGYRRPKESQKFKRLKKARADADEGQSGFSDEEEYDVTGKGGRSAEDKIKRSLFDDDEGPPLEDIAEEDPQLEEEEYGDIGEEEEDEMADFIVDEDEVDEHGEPTRRRKVHKKKLRQAPGVSSTAIQESHDIFGHVDVLLMQRKLKLGNISRYEEAGERRLEDEFDPIILSEKYMTEYDKRIREIDIPERMQISEESTGPPPTDEVSIEDESNWILNQLGTGTVPLFTKGHELAVRKDDIGRFLEYTHVQKLDVPFIAMYRKDECQSLFVDPEPQDDSKPTLTWHKVLWAILELDRKWLLLQKRKSALQLYYNKRFEEERSVYDEARLHLNKKLFDSITKSLEVAESEREVDDVDLKFNLHFPPGDAVVDETKFKRPKRKSQYSVCCKSGLWEVASVFGYSSEEFGLLISLEQMRTDELEDAKETPEEVASRFSCAMFENPQAVLRGARHMAAIEISCEPCVRRHVRSIFMDNAVVSTKPTADGDMAIDSHHQFAVIKWLKDKPMSKFDDAQWLLIQKAEEEKLIQVSVKLPVSIQDQLINDAYTYYLSDGVSKSAQLWNEQRKQIINDAFDGLLLPSMAKEARTLLTSRAKNWLLTEYGRHLWDKVSVAPYQKKDHDGNLSDDYEVAPRVMACCWGPGKPATTFVMLDSNGEFVDVLYAGSISIGGQNANDQERKKNDKQRVAKFMIEHQPHVVVLGAVNLSCAWLKDEICNVICKIFEDNPRDIKREMVGVTIVCADETIPHLYESSRISSEQLQPHPGIVKRAMALGRYLQNPLAMVATLCGPAKEVLSWKLTPLESFLTPDEKYTMVEQIMVDATNQVGLDVNLAVTHEWLFAPLQFISGLGPRKAVSLQKSLVRAGSMHTRKDFLDHKVLDHELDRKVFVNAVGFLRVRQSGNAASSGQFVDLLDDTRIHPESYGLAQELARDMYMEDGQDANDEEMLEMAIEHMRENPHLLKRLEVDAYARSRNFENKKDTLNHIRLELIQGFQDWRKPYVELTPDEEFYMFTGETEETLSVGKIVQATVRRVQPEKAVCVLDSGLTGLLGIEDFSRGENDLTEKLNEGDILTCKIKSIQIKRRHVLLSCKESDLTYGRSNFENGKENVDPYYCEDPNNLGNEKEKTRKAKESAKKHFKSRMIVHPRFQNITADEAMQMLADKEPGDVIIRPSSRGPSILTLTLKIYDGVYAHKDITEGGKENKDVTSMLRLGKTLKIGDDVFDDLDEVMDRYVDPFVAHLKAMLAYRKFRDGGKAEVDESLRREKNENPSRIVYSFGVCHEHPGAIILTYIRSSNPHHEYVGLYPKGFKFRTRMFEEIDRLVAYFQRHIDDPLDAGPSMPLVAAMVPMPMRSPAGGGSGGWEGQSGDRERADVIAGRSDYRNVGGHDGHPSGLPRPYGDGLGWGRGQGPYNRGNDGGFGRSKDGEELWGGSGMKRSPVVGGGGAGWGSGW, encoded by the exons ATGGCCGGAAAAACCATATTATCAGACGAAGAAGAAG ATGACATTGGAGTTGAAGAAGTTGGTCTTGAAGATCGtcgtgatgatgatgaagaggaagaagaag AAGAAGGCGAGGATGAGTATGAGAAAGATGGGTTCATAGTCGATGATATTGATGAAGATGGGGAGGAAGAAGATAGGGCAGATAGTGATGACGAGAGACAAAAGAAGAAAAAACGAAAGAAacg AGAATCGGAGAGGAATTTTGTTCTTGATGAAGACGACTACGAGCTTCTTCAAGATAATAACGTCGGTTATCGACGTCCAAAG GAGAGTCAAAAGTTTAAGCGATTAAAGAAAGCAAGGGCCGACGCTGATGAAGGGCAATCTGGATTTTCCGATGAGGAAGAGTATGACGTAACTGGAAAGGGTGGGCGAAGTGCAGAAGATAAAATTAAACGTAGTTTATTTGACGATGACGAGG GTCCGCCGTTAGAGGATATTGCCGAAGAGGATCCACAATTAGAAGAAGAAGAATATGGTGACAtcggtgaagaagaagaagacgaaaTGGCTGACTTCATTGTTGACGAAGATGAGGTTGATGAACACGGAGAACCAACAAG GAGAAGGAAGGTTCACAAGAAAAAACTTAGGCAGGCCCCGGGAGTCTCGTCTACCGCAATTCAAGAATCTCACGACATATTTGGTCATGTAGATGTGCTCTTGATGCAAAGGAAATTAAAGCTAGGAAACATCAGTAGGTACGAAGAAGCCGGTGAAAGGAGACTAGAAGACGAATTTGATCCGATTATTCTCTCTGAAAAATACATGACCGAGTATGATAAGCGCATTCGGGAGATAGATATTCCAGAAAGAATGCAG ATCTCCGAGGAAAGCACTGGTCCACCACCAACAGACGAAGTTAGTATAGAAGACGAGAGTAACTGGATTCTTAATCAACTTGGAACGGGTACGGTACCTTTGTTCACCAAAGGACATGAGCTGGCAGTACGTAAGGACGATATTGGTAGGTTTTTGGAATATACGCATGTTCAGAAGTTGGAT GTGCCGTTTATTGCTATGTATAGAAAGGATGAGTGCCAAAGCCTTTTTGTAGATCCAGAGCCACAAGATGACTCGAAACCCACGCTGACGTGGCACAAG gTACTTTGGGCTATTTTGGAGTTAGACAGGAAGTGGTTACTGCTTCAAAAACGAAAAAGCGCGCTACAGTTATACTACAACAAGCGGTTTGAAGAAGAAAGAAGCGTATATGACGAAGCACGTCTTCATTTGAATAAAAAACTGTTTGATTCAATTACAAAGTCTCTCGAAGTTGCTGAGTCAGAACGAGAAGTTGATGACGTGGACTTAAAATTTAACCTGCATTTCCCTCCTGGTGATGCTGTCGTTGATGAAACAAAGTTCAAAAGACCCAAACGGAAATCGCAGTACAGCGTTTGTTGCAAATCCGGACTGTGGGAGGTTGCTAGCGTGTTTGGTTACAGCTCTGAGGAATTCGGATTGCTTATCTCTCTTGAACAAATG AGAACCGATGAATTAGAGGATGCAAAGGAAACGCCAGAAGAAGTGGCTTCGAGATTTTCATGTGCAATGTTTGAAAATCCTCAAGCTGTTCTTAGAGGAGCTAGGCATATG GCGGCAATTGAGATTAGCTGCGAGCCATGTGTGAGGAGACATGTTAGAAGCATATTCATGGATAACGCTGTGGTGTCAACTAAACCCACCGCTGACGGTGACATGGCTATAGACTCACATCATCAATTTGCGGTGATCAAATGGTTGAAAGACAAACCGATGTCTAAATTTGATGATGCACAGTGGCTTCTTATCCAAAAGGCTGAAGAAGAGAAACTTATTCAAGTTTCCGTAAAGCTTCCCGTATCTATCCAAGATCAACTGATTAATGACGCGTATACTTATTATCTTAGTGACGGCGTTAGTAAATCTGCTCAATTATGGAATGAACAAAGGAAGCAGATAATAAACGACGCGTTTGATGGTTTGCTTTTACCGTCAATGGCAAAAGAAGCGAGAACTTTGTTAACAAGCAGAGCGAAAAACTGGTTACTAACGGAATATGGAAGACATTTATGGGATAAAGTATCTGTTGCACCCTATCAGAAAAAAGATCACGATGGTAATCTATCTGATGATTATGAAGTTGCACCGAGAGTTATGGCATGCTGTTGGGGCCCGGGGAAGCCCGCAACTACGTTTGTGATGTTGGACTCGAATGGTGAATTTGTTGATGTATTGTATGCCGGTTCCATTAGCATTGGTGGGCAAAACGCTAATGATCAAGAACGTAAGAAGAATGATAAACAGCGTGTCGCTAAGTTCATGATAGAGCATCAACCGCATGTTGTGGTTCTTGGAGCTGTTAATTTGTCTTGTGCTTGGCTCAAGGACGAGATTTGCAAT GTTATATGTAAGATATTTGAAGACAACCCGAGAGACATTAAGCGTGAGATGGTTGGTGTAACTATCGTATGTGCTGACGAGACTATCCCACACTTGTATGAAAGCTCCCGCATTTCATCCGAACAGCTTCAACCACACCCcg GCATCGTTAAACGAGCGATGGCCCTCGGGCGTTACCTTCAAAATCCATTAGCAATGGTAGCTACCCTCTGCGGGCCCGCAAAGGAGGTATTATCCTGGAAACTTACTCCGTTAGAAAGCTTTTTAACTCCCGATGAAAAATACACCATGGTTGAACAAATAATGGTCGACGCCACTAACCAAGTAGGTCTAGATGTAAATTTAGCCGTAACCCATGAATGGTTATTTGCTCCGTTACAATTTATTTCCGGGCTCGGGCCCAGAAAAGCCGTTTCTCTACAAAAGTCGTTGGTGCGGGCTGGCTCGATGCACACCCGTAAAGACTTTTTGGACCACAAGGTATTGGACCACGAGCTAGACAGAAAGGTTTTTGTAAATGCCGTCGGGTTCTTACGGGTTCGTCAAAGTGGAAATGCGGCTAGCAGTGGTCAATTCGTTGACTTGTTAGATGATACGCGAATCCACCCGGAATCATACGGGCTCGCACAGGAATTGGCGAGAGATATGTACATGGAAGACGGTCAAGATGCAAACGATGAAGAGATGCTTGAAATGGCGATAGAACACATGAGAGAAAACCCTCATTTGTTAAAACGTCTGGAAGTCGATGCTTATGCGAGATctagaaattttgaaaataaaaaggacACTTTGAATCACATACGATTGGAGTTGATTCAAGGGTTTCAAGATTGGCGAAAACCGTATGTGGAACTGACTCCAGATGAAGAGTTCTACATGTTTACTGGTGAGACAGAGGAGACACTTTCCGTGGGTAAAATTGTCCAAGCGACTGTTCGTAGGGTTCAACCTGAAAAAGCGGTATGTGTTCTTGACTCGGGGTTGACCGGTTTGCTCGGTATAGAAGACTTCAGTCGAGGAGAGAATGATTTGACGGAGAAGTTGAATGAAGGCGATATATTAACTTGCAAAATAAAATCAATTCAGATAAAACGGCGTCATGTGCTTTTAAGCTGTAAAGAAAGCGATTTAACGTACGGCCGCAGTAATTTCGAAAATGGAAAGGAAAACGTAGATCCTTATTATTGCGAAGACCCCAATAATTTAGGCAATGAAAAGGAAAAAACGCGTAAAGCTAAAGAGTCGGCAAAGAAGCATTTCAAATCGAGAATGATCGTTCATCCTCGTTTTCAGAACATTACGGCTGATGAAGCAATGCAG ATGTTGGCAGATAAGGAACCTGGTGATGTTATCATTCGTCCTAGCAGCCGTGGACCGTCGATTTTGACTTTGACTCTAAAGATCTACGATGGCGTTTATGCTCACAAGGACATCACCGAAGGTGGGAAAGAGAATAAAGACGTTACTAGCATGTTACGCCTTGGAAAAACTTTGAAAATAGGAGATGATGTATTTGACGATCTGGACGAGGTGATGGATCGTTATGTGGATCCTTTTGTAGCTCACTTAAAGGCGATGTTGGCTTACCGAAAGTTTAGAGATGGGGGGAAAGCTGAAGTCGATGAAAGTTTAAGAAGAGAGAAAAATGAAAACCCGTCAAGGATTGTTTACTCGTTTGGTGTATGTCATGAACACCCGGGGGCGATTATTTTAACGTATATAAGGAGTTCAAATCCGCATCACGAGTATGTTGGATTATATCCGAAAGGATTCAAATTCCGCACGAGGATGTTTGAGGAAATTGATAGACTTGTGGCGTATTTTCAAAGACACATTGATGATCCACTAGATGCGGGACCGTCTATGCCATTAGTTGCCGCCATGGTGCCAATGCCAATGCGCAGCCCTGCAGGCGGTGGTTCTGGTGGCTGGGAAGGCCAGTCTGGAGATCGAGAAAGAGCTG ATGTTATTGCAGGTAGAAGTGATTACAGGAATGTTGGTGGTCATGATGGACATCCAAGTGGTCTGCCACGGCCTTATGGTGATGGTCTTGGGTGGGGCCGAGGACAAGGGCCGTACAACAGAGGAAACGACGGTGGATTTGGAAGGTCTAAGGACGGGGAAGAGTTATGGGGTGGCAGCGGCATGAAGAGAAGTCCGGTGGTTGGCGGAGGCGGTGCTGGGTGGGGCAGTGGGTGGTAG
- the LOC110938018 gene encoding transcription elongation factor SPT6 homolog isoform X2, which produces MAGKTILSDEEEDDIGVEEVGLEDRRDDDEEEEEEEGEDEYEKDGFIVDDIDEDGEEEDRADSDDERQKKKKRKKRESERNFVLDEDDYELLQDNNVGYRRPKESQKFKRLKKARADADEGQSGFSDEEEYDVTGKGGRSAEDKIKRSLFDDDEGPPLEDIAEEDPQLEEEEYGDIGEEEEDEMADFIVDEDEVDEHGEPTRRRKVHKKKLRQAPGVSSTAIQESHDIFGHVDVLLMQRKLKLGNISRYEEAGERRLEDEFDPIILSEKYMTEYDKRIREIDIPERMQISEESTGPPPTDEVSIEDESNWILNQLGTGTVPLFTKGHELAVRKDDIGRFLEYTHVQKLDVPFIAMYRKDECQSLFVDPEPQDDSKPTLTWHKVLWAILELDRKWLLLQKRKSALQLYYNKRFEEERSVYDEARLHLNKKLFDSITKSLEVAESEREVDDVDLKFNLHFPPGDAVVDETKFKRPKRKSQYSVCCKSGLWEVASVFGYSSEEFGLLISLEQMRTDELEDAKETPEEVASRFSCAMFENPQAVLRGARHMAAIEISCEPCVRRHVRSIFMDNAVVSTKPTADGDMAIDSHHQFAVIKWLKDKPMSKFDDAQWLLIQKAEEEKLIQVSVKLPVSIQDQLINDAYTYYLSDGVSKSAQLWNEQRKQIINDAFDGLLLPSMAKEARTLLTSRAKNWLLTEYGRHLWDKVSVAPYQKKDHDGNLSDDYEVAPRVMACCWGPGKPATTFVMLDSNGEFVDVLYAGSISIGGQNANDQERKKNDKQRVAKFMIEHQPHVVVLGAVNLSCAWLKDEICNVICKIFEDNPRDIKREMVGVTIVCADETIPHLYESSRISSEQLQPHPGIVKRAMALGRYLQNPLAMVATLCGPAKEVLSWKLTPLESFLTPDEKYTMVEQIMVDATNQVGLDVNLAVTHEWLFAPLQFISGLGPRKAVSLQKSLVRAGSMHTRKDFLDHKVLDHELDRKVFVNAVGFLRVRQSGNAASSGQFVDLLDDTRIHPESYGLAQELARDMYMEDGQDANDEEMLEMAIEHMRENPHLLKRLEVDAYARSRNFENKKDTLNHIRLELIQGFQDWRKPYVELTPDEEFYMFTGETEETLSVGKIVQATVRRVQPEKAVCVLDSGLTGLLGIEDFSRGENDLTEKLNEGDILTCKIKSIQIKRRHVLLSCKESDLTYGRSNFENGKENVDPYYCEDPNNLGNEKEKTRKAKESAKKHFKSRMIVHPRFQNITADEAMQMLADKEPGDVIIRPSSRGPSILTLTLKIYDGVYAHKDITEGGKENKDVTSMLRLGKTLKIGDDVFDDLDEVMDRYVDPFVAHLKAMLAYRKFRDGGKAEVDESLRREKNENPSRIVYSFGVCHEHPGAIILTYIRSSNPHHEYVGLYPKGFKFRTRMFEEIDRLVAYFQRHIDDPLDAGPSMPLVAAMVPMPMRSPAGGGSGGWEGQSGDRERAGRSDYRNVGGHDGHPSGLPRPYGDGLGWGRGQGPYNRGNDGGFGRSKDGEELWGGSGMKRSPVVGGGGAGWGSGW; this is translated from the exons ATGGCCGGAAAAACCATATTATCAGACGAAGAAGAAG ATGACATTGGAGTTGAAGAAGTTGGTCTTGAAGATCGtcgtgatgatgatgaagaggaagaagaag AAGAAGGCGAGGATGAGTATGAGAAAGATGGGTTCATAGTCGATGATATTGATGAAGATGGGGAGGAAGAAGATAGGGCAGATAGTGATGACGAGAGACAAAAGAAGAAAAAACGAAAGAAacg AGAATCGGAGAGGAATTTTGTTCTTGATGAAGACGACTACGAGCTTCTTCAAGATAATAACGTCGGTTATCGACGTCCAAAG GAGAGTCAAAAGTTTAAGCGATTAAAGAAAGCAAGGGCCGACGCTGATGAAGGGCAATCTGGATTTTCCGATGAGGAAGAGTATGACGTAACTGGAAAGGGTGGGCGAAGTGCAGAAGATAAAATTAAACGTAGTTTATTTGACGATGACGAGG GTCCGCCGTTAGAGGATATTGCCGAAGAGGATCCACAATTAGAAGAAGAAGAATATGGTGACAtcggtgaagaagaagaagacgaaaTGGCTGACTTCATTGTTGACGAAGATGAGGTTGATGAACACGGAGAACCAACAAG GAGAAGGAAGGTTCACAAGAAAAAACTTAGGCAGGCCCCGGGAGTCTCGTCTACCGCAATTCAAGAATCTCACGACATATTTGGTCATGTAGATGTGCTCTTGATGCAAAGGAAATTAAAGCTAGGAAACATCAGTAGGTACGAAGAAGCCGGTGAAAGGAGACTAGAAGACGAATTTGATCCGATTATTCTCTCTGAAAAATACATGACCGAGTATGATAAGCGCATTCGGGAGATAGATATTCCAGAAAGAATGCAG ATCTCCGAGGAAAGCACTGGTCCACCACCAACAGACGAAGTTAGTATAGAAGACGAGAGTAACTGGATTCTTAATCAACTTGGAACGGGTACGGTACCTTTGTTCACCAAAGGACATGAGCTGGCAGTACGTAAGGACGATATTGGTAGGTTTTTGGAATATACGCATGTTCAGAAGTTGGAT GTGCCGTTTATTGCTATGTATAGAAAGGATGAGTGCCAAAGCCTTTTTGTAGATCCAGAGCCACAAGATGACTCGAAACCCACGCTGACGTGGCACAAG gTACTTTGGGCTATTTTGGAGTTAGACAGGAAGTGGTTACTGCTTCAAAAACGAAAAAGCGCGCTACAGTTATACTACAACAAGCGGTTTGAAGAAGAAAGAAGCGTATATGACGAAGCACGTCTTCATTTGAATAAAAAACTGTTTGATTCAATTACAAAGTCTCTCGAAGTTGCTGAGTCAGAACGAGAAGTTGATGACGTGGACTTAAAATTTAACCTGCATTTCCCTCCTGGTGATGCTGTCGTTGATGAAACAAAGTTCAAAAGACCCAAACGGAAATCGCAGTACAGCGTTTGTTGCAAATCCGGACTGTGGGAGGTTGCTAGCGTGTTTGGTTACAGCTCTGAGGAATTCGGATTGCTTATCTCTCTTGAACAAATG AGAACCGATGAATTAGAGGATGCAAAGGAAACGCCAGAAGAAGTGGCTTCGAGATTTTCATGTGCAATGTTTGAAAATCCTCAAGCTGTTCTTAGAGGAGCTAGGCATATG GCGGCAATTGAGATTAGCTGCGAGCCATGTGTGAGGAGACATGTTAGAAGCATATTCATGGATAACGCTGTGGTGTCAACTAAACCCACCGCTGACGGTGACATGGCTATAGACTCACATCATCAATTTGCGGTGATCAAATGGTTGAAAGACAAACCGATGTCTAAATTTGATGATGCACAGTGGCTTCTTATCCAAAAGGCTGAAGAAGAGAAACTTATTCAAGTTTCCGTAAAGCTTCCCGTATCTATCCAAGATCAACTGATTAATGACGCGTATACTTATTATCTTAGTGACGGCGTTAGTAAATCTGCTCAATTATGGAATGAACAAAGGAAGCAGATAATAAACGACGCGTTTGATGGTTTGCTTTTACCGTCAATGGCAAAAGAAGCGAGAACTTTGTTAACAAGCAGAGCGAAAAACTGGTTACTAACGGAATATGGAAGACATTTATGGGATAAAGTATCTGTTGCACCCTATCAGAAAAAAGATCACGATGGTAATCTATCTGATGATTATGAAGTTGCACCGAGAGTTATGGCATGCTGTTGGGGCCCGGGGAAGCCCGCAACTACGTTTGTGATGTTGGACTCGAATGGTGAATTTGTTGATGTATTGTATGCCGGTTCCATTAGCATTGGTGGGCAAAACGCTAATGATCAAGAACGTAAGAAGAATGATAAACAGCGTGTCGCTAAGTTCATGATAGAGCATCAACCGCATGTTGTGGTTCTTGGAGCTGTTAATTTGTCTTGTGCTTGGCTCAAGGACGAGATTTGCAAT GTTATATGTAAGATATTTGAAGACAACCCGAGAGACATTAAGCGTGAGATGGTTGGTGTAACTATCGTATGTGCTGACGAGACTATCCCACACTTGTATGAAAGCTCCCGCATTTCATCCGAACAGCTTCAACCACACCCcg GCATCGTTAAACGAGCGATGGCCCTCGGGCGTTACCTTCAAAATCCATTAGCAATGGTAGCTACCCTCTGCGGGCCCGCAAAGGAGGTATTATCCTGGAAACTTACTCCGTTAGAAAGCTTTTTAACTCCCGATGAAAAATACACCATGGTTGAACAAATAATGGTCGACGCCACTAACCAAGTAGGTCTAGATGTAAATTTAGCCGTAACCCATGAATGGTTATTTGCTCCGTTACAATTTATTTCCGGGCTCGGGCCCAGAAAAGCCGTTTCTCTACAAAAGTCGTTGGTGCGGGCTGGCTCGATGCACACCCGTAAAGACTTTTTGGACCACAAGGTATTGGACCACGAGCTAGACAGAAAGGTTTTTGTAAATGCCGTCGGGTTCTTACGGGTTCGTCAAAGTGGAAATGCGGCTAGCAGTGGTCAATTCGTTGACTTGTTAGATGATACGCGAATCCACCCGGAATCATACGGGCTCGCACAGGAATTGGCGAGAGATATGTACATGGAAGACGGTCAAGATGCAAACGATGAAGAGATGCTTGAAATGGCGATAGAACACATGAGAGAAAACCCTCATTTGTTAAAACGTCTGGAAGTCGATGCTTATGCGAGATctagaaattttgaaaataaaaaggacACTTTGAATCACATACGATTGGAGTTGATTCAAGGGTTTCAAGATTGGCGAAAACCGTATGTGGAACTGACTCCAGATGAAGAGTTCTACATGTTTACTGGTGAGACAGAGGAGACACTTTCCGTGGGTAAAATTGTCCAAGCGACTGTTCGTAGGGTTCAACCTGAAAAAGCGGTATGTGTTCTTGACTCGGGGTTGACCGGTTTGCTCGGTATAGAAGACTTCAGTCGAGGAGAGAATGATTTGACGGAGAAGTTGAATGAAGGCGATATATTAACTTGCAAAATAAAATCAATTCAGATAAAACGGCGTCATGTGCTTTTAAGCTGTAAAGAAAGCGATTTAACGTACGGCCGCAGTAATTTCGAAAATGGAAAGGAAAACGTAGATCCTTATTATTGCGAAGACCCCAATAATTTAGGCAATGAAAAGGAAAAAACGCGTAAAGCTAAAGAGTCGGCAAAGAAGCATTTCAAATCGAGAATGATCGTTCATCCTCGTTTTCAGAACATTACGGCTGATGAAGCAATGCAG ATGTTGGCAGATAAGGAACCTGGTGATGTTATCATTCGTCCTAGCAGCCGTGGACCGTCGATTTTGACTTTGACTCTAAAGATCTACGATGGCGTTTATGCTCACAAGGACATCACCGAAGGTGGGAAAGAGAATAAAGACGTTACTAGCATGTTACGCCTTGGAAAAACTTTGAAAATAGGAGATGATGTATTTGACGATCTGGACGAGGTGATGGATCGTTATGTGGATCCTTTTGTAGCTCACTTAAAGGCGATGTTGGCTTACCGAAAGTTTAGAGATGGGGGGAAAGCTGAAGTCGATGAAAGTTTAAGAAGAGAGAAAAATGAAAACCCGTCAAGGATTGTTTACTCGTTTGGTGTATGTCATGAACACCCGGGGGCGATTATTTTAACGTATATAAGGAGTTCAAATCCGCATCACGAGTATGTTGGATTATATCCGAAAGGATTCAAATTCCGCACGAGGATGTTTGAGGAAATTGATAGACTTGTGGCGTATTTTCAAAGACACATTGATGATCCACTAGATGCGGGACCGTCTATGCCATTAGTTGCCGCCATGGTGCCAATGCCAATGCGCAGCCCTGCAGGCGGTGGTTCTGGTGGCTGGGAAGGCCAGTCTGGAGATCGAGAAAGAGCTG GTAGAAGTGATTACAGGAATGTTGGTGGTCATGATGGACATCCAAGTGGTCTGCCACGGCCTTATGGTGATGGTCTTGGGTGGGGCCGAGGACAAGGGCCGTACAACAGAGGAAACGACGGTGGATTTGGAAGGTCTAAGGACGGGGAAGAGTTATGGGGTGGCAGCGGCATGAAGAGAAGTCCGGTGGTTGGCGGAGGCGGTGCTGGGTGGGGCAGTGGGTGGTAG